The Breoghania sp. genome has a segment encoding these proteins:
- a CDS encoding ferredoxin--NADP reductase, whose amino-acid sequence MNVMTRPDELIAIAPANTYVETVTEVTHYTDRLFRFRMTRPAGFRFRSGEFVMIGLMIDGKPLVRAYSIASPSWAEELEFFSIKVPDGPLTSHLQNIKVGDAVLMKKKPTGTLVNDALIPGKRLYMFSTGTGIAPFASLIRDPETYEKFDELILTHTCREVAELQYGLDLVEEIRTDEMLQEVLDTSKLRHYTSVTREDYPFKGRITDLIESGKLFTDLDVPPLNPASDRGMICGSMEMLKDTKVLLEKAGLVEGANNRPAEFVIERAFAG is encoded by the coding sequence ATGAACGTTATGACGCGCCCCGACGAACTCATCGCCATCGCGCCCGCAAACACCTATGTGGAAACGGTGACGGAGGTAACACACTATACCGACCGCCTGTTCCGCTTCCGCATGACCCGTCCGGCCGGCTTCCGATTCCGGTCAGGCGAGTTCGTGATGATCGGCCTGATGATCGACGGAAAGCCGCTCGTGCGCGCCTATTCCATCGCAAGCCCGTCCTGGGCGGAAGAGCTTGAGTTCTTCTCCATCAAGGTGCCCGACGGTCCGCTGACCTCGCATCTCCAGAACATCAAGGTCGGTGATGCCGTACTGATGAAAAAGAAGCCCACGGGTACGCTGGTGAACGATGCGCTCATTCCCGGCAAGCGGCTCTACATGTTCTCCACCGGCACCGGAATCGCGCCCTTTGCAAGCCTCATTCGGGATCCGGAGACCTACGAGAAGTTCGATGAACTAATCCTGACCCATACCTGCCGCGAAGTGGCCGAGCTACAATATGGCCTCGACCTCGTGGAGGAGATCCGCACCGACGAGATGCTTCAGGAGGTGCTCGATACCTCCAAGCTGCGCCACTACACGAGCGTCACGCGTGAAGACTATCCCTTCAAGGGGCGGATTACCGATCTGATAGAGAGCGGGAAGCTCTTCACCGATCTCGATGTTCCTCCTCTCAATCCGGCCAGTGACCGTGGCATGATCTGTGGCTCCATGGAGATGCTGAAGGATACGAAAGTCCTTCTGGAAAAGGCCGGGCTCGTGGAGGGCGCGAACAATCGTCCCGCAGAATTCGTCATCGAACGCGCTTTCGCCGGTTAG
- the lexA gene encoding transcriptional repressor LexA, with the protein MLTRKQFELLMFIHERLKETGVPPSFDEMKDALDLRSKSGIHRLITALEERGFIRRLPNRARALEVVRLPDSVSPGFAAQRGRGFSPSVIEGSLGKASEPSKPNTSSHAVEDGEVVSVPVMGRIAAGVPISAIETHSHSIPVPIDMLGSGDYFALEVRGDSMIEAGILDGDTVLIRKGSSADNGDIVVALIDDEEATLKRLRRKGASIALEAANPAYETRIFGPDRVRIQGKLAALFRRY; encoded by the coding sequence ATGCTGACGCGTAAGCAATTCGAACTGCTGATGTTCATTCACGAGCGTCTGAAAGAAACGGGCGTGCCGCCCTCCTTCGACGAAATGAAGGATGCGCTGGACCTGCGCTCGAAGTCCGGCATTCATCGCCTCATCACCGCTTTGGAGGAGCGCGGCTTCATCCGCAGGCTCCCCAACAGGGCTCGTGCGCTTGAAGTCGTGCGCCTGCCGGATTCGGTCTCGCCCGGGTTTGCGGCTCAACGTGGGCGGGGGTTCTCGCCAAGCGTTATCGAAGGGTCTTTGGGCAAGGCAAGCGAACCATCGAAACCGAACACCAGTTCTCACGCCGTGGAAGACGGCGAGGTTGTTTCGGTTCCGGTCATGGGCCGCATTGCCGCCGGCGTCCCCATCTCTGCTATCGAAACGCACAGCCATTCCATTCCGGTCCCCATCGACATGCTTGGAAGCGGCGATTACTTCGCGCTTGAGGTGCGCGGCGATTCCATGATCGAAGCCGGTATTCTCGACGGCGACACAGTGCTGATCCGCAAAGGAAGCTCCGCCGATAACGGAGACATCGTGGTGGCGCTGATCGACGACGAGGAAGCAACCCTGAAGCGGCTTCGTCGCAAGGGGGCCTCCATCGCGCTGGAAGCCGCCAACCCGGCCTACGAAACGCGCATTTTCGGCCCCGACCGCGTTCGGATCCAAGGTAAGCTGGCCGCCCTCTTCCGCCGCTATTGA
- a CDS encoding ComEC/Rec2 family competence protein, whose protein sequence is MLGFGGIRNTSGARLRSRFVRSYLSLVDAMRRDLERGGGFPWLIVCYACGIWLYFELPREPQLWATLPLALAMSVAATTRRRRGHAAFVMLALTAIAAGLAIADLRTWLVATPRLAAERTHTVKGWVEAVEPRAVGYRLSVRPMTISGVEASAMPARIRVTGRAEPTPVAGEAVRFRARLSPPQGPVLPGGYAFDRAAFYEQVGAYGFIFGRVERDGEQARTRPSSIRLKAALASLRARIGERIRETYGGDSGAIAAALIVGERGAVSEEAQEDLRIAGLAHVLAISGMHMALVAGVVFFAIRAVLALSPVLALYHPIRSWAAGGALAAATLYLAISGGSIATQRAYVMAAVVFLSMIAGRPAVTMRSVALAAAIVLTLSPESLLQPGFQMSFSAVIALIAAYRALFEARRRRQGNRQAREIVGRSMLRRGMRLAVLWGAGLVMTSLIAGLATGPVALTHFFRSSPLGLIANVAAMPLVSLIIMPLAVVSLVTMPYGLDPLPLYPMQAAIDAMLAIAAKIAEWTPGGGVIGAIGNAPAILFTGGLLWIALWSSRWRYLGIAPVCLAVLVGAMHESPDMIVSEDGRTIALRGPDGHLALDIGSGGKFGAEIWLRSDGDAAELKSREVDGRMRRCDAEACIYTIAAPREAPLSAEAGAEVVLQHLKTNAPDDLVAGLEPGAAPSGMERNPGISREGDGEYERGWASKGRMRLSDEAPHRRVIHVSRVIRPEAFAEDCLRADIVVTALTAPANCADHAIVIDRAFLKIHGATALYWREKIQNVSAVTGEPPASQREKRAAKADVTRDAKPFPTQTTPPQDLPAKTLRSVAAKPATHPPPAPLDRIVPHIVTARSAQLRPWQMRPAP, encoded by the coding sequence TTGCTCGGTTTCGGAGGAATAAGAAATACGTCTGGCGCAAGGCTGCGCAGCCGGTTTGTCCGTTCCTATCTCTCGCTGGTCGATGCAATGCGTCGGGATCTGGAACGCGGGGGTGGGTTTCCCTGGCTGATCGTGTGCTACGCCTGTGGGATCTGGCTCTATTTTGAGCTCCCGCGCGAACCGCAGCTATGGGCCACGCTGCCTTTGGCGCTTGCGATGTCTGTCGCGGCCACAACGCGCAGACGGCGCGGTCACGCGGCCTTTGTGATGCTGGCCTTGACAGCCATTGCGGCTGGATTGGCCATAGCGGATCTTCGTACATGGTTGGTGGCAACGCCGCGTCTTGCCGCGGAGAGGACCCATACGGTCAAAGGCTGGGTGGAGGCGGTGGAGCCACGCGCCGTCGGCTATCGGCTGAGCGTGCGCCCGATGACAATAAGCGGTGTCGAAGCGAGCGCCATGCCGGCGCGTATCCGTGTTACGGGCCGCGCGGAGCCCACGCCCGTGGCCGGAGAAGCCGTTCGCTTCCGCGCGCGTCTGTCGCCCCCGCAAGGGCCTGTTCTTCCCGGAGGATACGCCTTCGACCGGGCCGCCTTTTACGAGCAGGTCGGAGCCTATGGCTTCATCTTCGGGCGTGTGGAACGTGATGGCGAGCAAGCGCGCACACGCCCGTCATCGATACGCCTGAAAGCCGCATTGGCCTCCCTCCGTGCCAGGATTGGCGAACGCATCCGCGAGACCTATGGGGGCGATTCCGGGGCGATTGCCGCTGCGTTGATTGTTGGGGAACGCGGCGCGGTTTCCGAAGAAGCGCAGGAGGATCTGCGGATCGCTGGGCTGGCGCATGTTCTCGCCATTTCGGGAATGCACATGGCGCTCGTGGCGGGCGTCGTCTTCTTTGCCATCCGGGCGGTACTGGCGCTGAGCCCGGTACTGGCACTTTATCATCCGATCAGGAGCTGGGCTGCCGGTGGGGCGCTTGCCGCCGCGACGCTCTATCTCGCCATTTCTGGAGGTTCGATCGCCACGCAGCGCGCCTATGTCATGGCGGCGGTCGTTTTCCTTTCCATGATAGCGGGACGTCCGGCCGTGACCATGCGCTCCGTCGCTCTGGCTGCTGCAATCGTGCTGACGCTTTCCCCCGAATCCCTGTTGCAGCCGGGGTTTCAGATGTCCTTTTCTGCCGTCATTGCGCTGATCGCAGCCTACAGGGCACTTTTTGAGGCACGACGACGGCGACAAGGAAATCGGCAGGCGCGGGAAATCGTTGGGCGGTCGATGCTCCGGCGCGGCATGCGCCTTGCCGTGTTGTGGGGGGCGGGGCTCGTCATGACTTCGCTGATCGCGGGGCTTGCGACCGGCCCGGTTGCGCTCACGCATTTCTTCCGCAGCAGTCCCCTCGGTCTGATCGCCAATGTCGCCGCGATGCCGCTTGTGAGCCTGATCATCATGCCCCTGGCTGTTGTGAGCCTGGTCACCATGCCTTATGGGCTCGACCCGCTTCCCCTATACCCAATGCAGGCAGCCATTGATGCGATGCTGGCAATCGCCGCGAAAATCGCTGAATGGACACCCGGCGGAGGTGTTATCGGGGCAATCGGTAATGCGCCTGCCATTCTCTTCACCGGGGGGCTCTTATGGATAGCGCTCTGGTCCTCACGGTGGCGGTATCTCGGGATCGCGCCTGTCTGTCTGGCGGTTCTCGTTGGCGCGATGCATGAAAGCCCGGACATGATCGTGAGCGAGGACGGACGCACAATCGCCCTGCGCGGGCCCGACGGGCATCTTGCTCTGGATATTGGTTCGGGCGGAAAATTCGGCGCAGAGATCTGGCTCAGGTCGGACGGGGATGCAGCCGAGCTGAAGTCACGCGAAGTCGACGGGCGGATGCGGCGCTGCGATGCGGAGGCTTGTATCTACACAATTGCTGCGCCCCGCGAGGCTCCACTGTCCGCGGAGGCTGGAGCCGAGGTAGTCCTTCAGCACCTTAAAACCAATGCGCCCGACGATCTTGTTGCGGGGCTTGAGCCCGGGGCTGCCCCTTCCGGCATGGAGCGCAACCCAGGCATCTCCAGAGAGGGTGACGGGGAATACGAGAGGGGCTGGGCGAGCAAGGGACGCATGCGCCTGAGCGATGAAGCACCGCACCGACGCGTGATCCATGTCTCAAGGGTCATTCGCCCCGAGGCTTTCGCGGAGGATTGCCTCCGCGCCGATATCGTCGTGACGGCTCTGACGGCCCCGGCCAATTGCGCAGACCATGCAATCGTGATCGATCGGGCGTTTCTCAAGATCCACGGTGCAACCGCGCTCTATTGGCGAGAAAAGATACAGAACGTCTCTGCCGTGACGGGCGAGCCCCCGGCCTCGCAGCGCGAAAAACGCGCCGCGAAAGCCGACGTCACGCGCGATGCCAAACCATTTCCGACGCAAACCACGCCGCCTCAGGATCTGCCCGCCAAAACGCTTCGCAGCGTTGCGGCAAAGCCTGCGACCCATCCGCCGCCAGCGCCACTGGATCGGATCGTGCCCCACATCGTGACCGCACGCTCCGCCCAGTTGAGGCCATGGCAGATGCGTCCGGCGCCATGA
- the gltX gene encoding glutamate--tRNA ligase, whose protein sequence is MSEIVTRFAPSPTGFLHIGGARTALFNWLYARGRGGKMLLRIEDTDRERSTDAAIDAIIDGLNWLELDWDGDWISQYGRAERHREVAHELVAAGQAYYCYATQEELTEMREKARAEGRPPRYDGRWRDRDPSEAPEGVAPVVRLKAPLDGETVIEDQVQGRIAFPNKDLDDLILLRSDGNPTYMLAVVVDDHDMGVTHVVRGDDHLTNAARQALIYKAMGWDVPVMAHIPLIHGPDGAKLSKRHGALGVDAYRAMGYLPQAMRNYLVRLGWSHGDDEVMSDAQMLEWFDLPAIGKSAARFDFVKLEALNGQYMRATGDAELHAALKAFLPYGEGGPELLARLEADPELDAKLLAAMPGLKERAKTLIELADSASYLWAQRPLQPDEKASKLLDDAGRAVLAGVAAKLEAVSQWTVEETDAAVRAYAAEAEIKLGKVAQPLRAALTGRTTSPGIFDVLVVLGREEALARIKDQAE, encoded by the coding sequence ATGTCCGAGATCGTCACCCGTTTCGCCCCCTCTCCCACCGGCTTCCTGCATATCGGCGGCGCACGCACGGCGCTGTTCAACTGGCTCTATGCGCGCGGTCGCGGCGGCAAGATGCTGCTGCGTATCGAAGATACCGACCGGGAACGCTCCACCGATGCCGCCATCGATGCGATCATCGATGGCCTGAACTGGCTTGAGCTTGACTGGGACGGCGACTGGATTTCGCAATATGGACGTGCCGAGCGGCATCGCGAAGTGGCGCACGAACTCGTGGCTGCGGGGCAGGCCTATTACTGCTACGCGACGCAGGAAGAGCTGACTGAGATGCGCGAGAAGGCCCGCGCCGAGGGCCGCCCGCCGCGCTATGACGGACGCTGGCGTGACCGCGATCCGTCCGAGGCTCCCGAGGGTGTCGCACCGGTCGTCCGCCTCAAGGCTCCGCTGGACGGCGAAACCGTGATCGAGGATCAGGTCCAGGGCCGCATCGCCTTCCCGAACAAGGACCTCGACGATCTCATTCTGCTGCGCTCAGACGGCAACCCGACCTATATGCTGGCCGTGGTGGTGGATGATCACGATATGGGCGTCACCCATGTGGTACGTGGCGACGATCACCTGACCAATGCCGCCCGCCAGGCGCTGATCTACAAGGCTATGGGCTGGGATGTGCCTGTCATGGCGCATATTCCGCTCATTCACGGACCGGATGGCGCAAAGCTCTCCAAGCGCCACGGGGCGCTGGGTGTCGATGCCTATCGCGCCATGGGCTACCTGCCACAGGCCATGCGCAACTACCTCGTACGCCTCGGCTGGTCGCATGGCGATGATGAAGTCATGAGCGATGCGCAGATGCTGGAATGGTTCGACCTTCCGGCCATCGGCAAATCGGCGGCACGGTTCGACTTTGTGAAGCTTGAAGCCCTGAACGGCCAGTACATGCGCGCAACGGGAGACGCAGAGCTGCATGCGGCGCTGAAGGCGTTCCTGCCCTATGGCGAGGGCGGCCCGGAGTTGCTGGCCCGTCTTGAGGCGGATCCGGAACTCGACGCCAAGCTTCTGGCGGCGATGCCCGGCCTGAAGGAGCGCGCCAAGACGCTGATCGAGCTGGCTGACAGCGCCTCTTATCTTTGGGCGCAGCGGCCGCTTCAGCCGGACGAGAAGGCCTCCAAGCTTCTGGATGATGCGGGGCGTGCGGTCCTTGCGGGCGTTGCGGCGAAGCTGGAAGCGGTCTCGCAATGGACCGTGGAAGAGACCGACGCTGCCGTTCGTGCCTATGCGGCGGAAGCGGAAATCAAACTTGGCAAGGTCGCGCAACCGCTTCGCGCAGCCTTGACCGGGCGCACGACTTCGCCCGGAATCTTTGACGTTCTGGTGGTTCTGGGACGAGAGGAAGCCCTTGCACGTATCAAGGATCAGGCAGAATAA
- the gltA gene encoding citrate synthase, with the protein MSDKKATLTFGNNSWDFDVLPGSIGPDVVNISSLYAQTGMFTYDPGFTSTASCESEITYIDGNEGTLLYRGYPIEQLADNGDFLETCYLLLYGNLPNAAEKADFVHRVTYHTMIHEQMTRFFSGFRRDAHPMAVMCGVVGALSAFYHDSTDISDPHQRMIASLRMIAKMPTIAAMAYKYHIGQPFVFPRNDLDYAANFLHMCFSVPCEDYKVNPVLARAMDRIFILHADHEQNASTSTVRLAGSSGANPFACIAAGIACLWGPAHGGANEAALTMLSEIGTVDRIPEYVARAKDKNDPFRLMGFGHRVYKNYDPRARIMQKTCHEVLAELGIKDDPLLDVAMELERIALSDEYFVSKKLYPNIDFYSGITLRALGFPTSMFTVLFSLARTVGWIAQWKEMVEDPSQKIGRPRQLYTGAEARDYVPIGQRR; encoded by the coding sequence ATGAGCGATAAAAAAGCGACACTCACTTTCGGCAACAACAGCTGGGACTTTGATGTCCTTCCAGGCTCCATCGGGCCGGATGTTGTGAATATTTCGTCGCTTTATGCACAAACCGGGATGTTCACATACGACCCGGGCTTCACCTCGACCGCCTCCTGCGAATCCGAGATCACCTATATCGACGGCAACGAGGGCACCCTGCTCTATCGCGGGTATCCGATCGAGCAGCTGGCCGACAACGGCGACTTCCTGGAGACGTGCTACCTGCTTCTTTACGGCAACCTGCCGAACGCTGCGGAAAAGGCCGACTTCGTGCATCGCGTGACCTATCACACGATGATCCACGAGCAGATGACCCGCTTCTTCTCCGGCTTCCGTCGTGACGCCCATCCGATGGCGGTCATGTGCGGTGTCGTGGGTGCGCTTTCCGCATTCTACCATGACTCCACCGACATCTCCGATCCGCACCAACGCATGATCGCGTCGCTGCGCATGATCGCGAAGATGCCGACGATTGCGGCCATGGCCTACAAATACCACATTGGCCAGCCCTTCGTGTTCCCGCGCAACGATCTCGACTATGCGGCGAACTTCCTGCACATGTGCTTCTCGGTTCCCTGCGAAGACTACAAGGTGAACCCGGTCCTTGCGCGCGCGATGGATCGCATTTTCATCCTGCATGCGGACCACGAACAAAACGCGTCCACATCCACGGTTCGCCTGGCCGGCTCCTCCGGTGCCAATCCGTTCGCCTGCATCGCGGCTGGCATCGCTTGCCTGTGGGGCCCGGCGCATGGTGGCGCGAACGAGGCCGCCCTCACGATGCTTTCGGAAATCGGAACCGTCGACCGTATTCCCGAATATGTGGCCCGCGCCAAGGACAAGAACGATCCGTTCCGTCTGATGGGCTTCGGTCACCGGGTCTACAAGAACTACGATCCGCGCGCCCGGATCATGCAGAAGACCTGCCACGAAGTGCTGGCGGAACTGGGCATCAAGGACGATCCGCTCCTCGACGTCGCCATGGAGCTGGAACGCATCGCGCTGTCGGATGAGTATTTCGTTTCCAAGAAGCTCTATCCGAACATCGACTTCTATTCCGGTATTACGCTTCGCGCCCTGGGCTTCCCGACTTCCATGTTCACCGTGCTCTTCTCGCTTGCGCGCACCGTCGGCTGGATCGCGCAGTGGAAGGAAATGGTGGAAGATCCCTCCCAGAAGATCGGTCGTCCGCGCCAGCTCTACACCGGTGCGGAAGCTCGCGACTACGTGCCGATCGGCCAGCGTCGCTAA
- the lpxB gene encoding lipid-A-disaccharide synthase: MSEEPGERPFHVFIVVGEESGDQLGARLMRALRKRCSSVTFSGTAGPRMQAKGTESLFPLADISVMGLTAVLGRLPTIIRRVHQTVDAAVAADPDLMVIIDSPDFTHAVAKRVRKAAPHIPIVDYVSPSVWAWRPGRAKRMAAYVDHLLGILPFEPQVHKELGGPPCSYVGHPLIERLDELRPAPEERGKPGTVPPVLLVLPGSRTSEVGRLLEPFRETVERLYREKPDLEVLLPTVPHLADHVRAEVVRWKVPVSVTTGEAEKFTAFRRAHAALAASGTVTLELAIAGVPIAVCYKLDWFYRRLKQIHRFFPIVKTASMVLPNIILGRNVVPEFLDDEVDAQRLAPLLADLLADTPARAEQVGAFEEIEAKMVLDNGESPSERAARIVCDVMKAQRRAV, encoded by the coding sequence ATGAGTGAGGAACCGGGCGAGCGGCCGTTTCACGTCTTTATCGTGGTGGGAGAGGAGTCCGGCGATCAACTCGGCGCGCGTCTGATGCGGGCGCTGCGCAAGCGCTGTTCCTCCGTGACGTTTTCAGGCACCGCAGGGCCTCGTATGCAGGCCAAGGGCACGGAGAGCCTGTTTCCGCTCGCTGACATCTCCGTAATGGGGCTGACGGCCGTTCTGGGTCGCCTGCCGACCATCATCCGCCGCGTTCATCAGACGGTGGATGCTGCGGTGGCTGCCGATCCCGATCTCATGGTGATCATCGACAGTCCCGATTTCACCCACGCGGTCGCAAAGCGTGTCCGCAAGGCCGCGCCGCATATTCCCATCGTGGACTATGTGTCCCCGTCCGTCTGGGCCTGGCGTCCGGGCCGCGCGAAGCGCATGGCGGCCTATGTGGACCATTTGCTCGGCATCCTTCCCTTCGAACCTCAGGTTCACAAGGAGCTTGGCGGCCCCCCGTGCAGCTATGTCGGCCATCCGCTGATCGAGCGCCTCGACGAGCTGCGGCCGGCCCCGGAGGAGCGCGGCAAGCCAGGCACGGTTCCGCCCGTACTGCTCGTTCTGCCCGGAAGCCGCACGAGCGAAGTCGGTCGCCTGCTGGAGCCCTTCCGCGAGACAGTGGAGCGGCTTTATCGGGAAAAGCCGGATCTTGAGGTTCTGCTGCCGACCGTGCCGCACCTGGCCGACCACGTTCGCGCGGAGGTGGTTCGCTGGAAGGTGCCGGTTTCGGTGACGACAGGCGAAGCGGAAAAGTTCACCGCCTTCCGCCGGGCTCATGCGGCGCTTGCTGCTTCTGGAACTGTGACGCTTGAGCTCGCCATTGCCGGTGTGCCGATCGCGGTCTGCTACAAGCTCGATTGGTTCTACCGTCGCCTGAAGCAGATCCATCGCTTCTTTCCCATCGTCAAGACGGCCTCCATGGTGCTGCCCAACATCATTCTGGGGCGCAACGTGGTGCCGGAGTTCCTTGATGACGAGGTGGATGCACAGCGTCTGGCGCCGCTTCTGGCGGATCTGTTGGCCGATACCCCGGCGCGCGCCGAGCAGGTGGGGGCGTTTGAGGAAATCGAGGCCAAGATGGTGCTCGACAACGGCGAAAGCCCCAGTGAGCGCGCCGCGCGCATCGTCTGCGATGTGATGAAAGCGCAACGCAGGGCGGTCTGA
- the lpxI gene encoding UDP-2,3-diacylglucosamine diphosphatase LpxI (LpxI, functionally equivalent to LpxH, replaces it in LPS biosynthesis in a minority of bacteria.), with protein sequence MAHETGGHAARRTAVICGNGVLPGEVIAAARKAGRDPVAVGIKGEADPAIEDFGPALWFDWGEIGKMLAALKRAEVRDVVLIGGVMNRPDFRAILGDFGTMRRLPRILGGLRKGDDGLLKIVIDLFEADGFHVIGAHELAPALLASQGAFGRHAPDEEAMRDLALASEAARTLGRLDIGQAAVAVNGRVIATEAAEGTDGMLRRCLELKEVGRVRWKGRAGVLAKCVKPGQELRVDLPSIGPKTVEMAAEIGLAGIAVDTGHVLVASRAETIALADRLGLFLYGLADVPNHTDQSGGAEHE encoded by the coding sequence ATGGCGCATGAAACCGGGGGCCACGCGGCCCGTCGCACGGCAGTAATCTGCGGAAATGGTGTTCTGCCGGGTGAGGTCATTGCTGCCGCCCGCAAGGCGGGCCGCGATCCTGTCGCGGTCGGCATCAAGGGAGAGGCGGATCCTGCAATCGAGGATTTCGGGCCCGCGCTCTGGTTTGACTGGGGCGAGATCGGCAAGATGCTCGCCGCCCTGAAACGGGCAGAGGTGCGCGATGTCGTGCTGATCGGCGGGGTGATGAACCGTCCCGATTTCCGTGCCATCCTGGGCGATTTCGGGACCATGCGTCGCCTTCCGCGCATTCTGGGTGGCTTGCGAAAGGGCGATGACGGTCTGTTGAAGATCGTCATCGATCTGTTTGAAGCCGATGGTTTCCACGTGATTGGGGCGCACGAACTTGCTCCTGCGCTTCTGGCATCCCAAGGAGCGTTCGGCCGTCATGCTCCGGATGAAGAGGCCATGCGGGATCTTGCGCTCGCCAGTGAGGCTGCGCGCACCCTCGGGCGTCTTGATATCGGTCAGGCGGCAGTCGCCGTAAACGGTCGGGTCATCGCCACCGAAGCCGCGGAAGGCACGGACGGCATGCTTCGGCGCTGCCTTGAGCTGAAAGAGGTTGGCCGCGTGCGCTGGAAGGGCCGGGCAGGCGTTCTGGCGAAATGCGTGAAGCCCGGACAGGAGCTCCGCGTTGATCTGCCTTCGATAGGCCCGAAGACGGTTGAAATGGCCGCCGAGATCGGTCTCGCAGGCATTGCGGTCGACACCGGACATGTTCTGGTTGCAAGCCGCGCTGAGACGATTGCGCTCGCCGACAGGCTCGGTCTTTTCCTGTATGGCCTTGCCGATGTGCCAAATCACACAGATCAATCCGGCGGAGCCGAACATGAGTGA
- the lpxA gene encoding acyl-ACP--UDP-N-acetylglucosamine O-acyltransferase gives MTKIHPSAIVEDGAKVGEGVTIGPFCHVGPEVELAEGVELKSHVAVAGDTRIGARTVIFPFASIGHQAQDLKYHGEKATLEVGADCIIREGVTMNAGTEGGGGRTVVGDKCAFLANSHIGHDCILGSNIVLSNNVMIAGHVSVGDNVIMGGGSAVIQFTRVGPHAFVGGLAGLENDLIPFGTVMGNRARLSGLNLVGLKRRGFPREQIHAVRAAYRELFESEEGTLKERAEAVAAGSPDEPLVQQVCEFILAAGDRRICTPRVSGE, from the coding sequence ATGACAAAAATCCATCCTTCCGCGATCGTCGAGGACGGCGCGAAGGTCGGGGAGGGCGTGACGATCGGGCCCTTCTGCCACGTCGGACCCGAGGTGGAACTGGCAGAGGGTGTCGAACTCAAGTCGCACGTCGCCGTTGCCGGCGATACGCGCATTGGCGCGCGGACGGTGATCTTTCCTTTTGCCTCAATCGGGCATCAGGCGCAGGATCTGAAATACCACGGCGAGAAAGCGACACTGGAAGTCGGCGCCGATTGCATCATCCGCGAAGGCGTGACGATGAACGCGGGGACCGAAGGTGGCGGTGGCCGCACTGTCGTCGGCGACAAGTGCGCATTCCTGGCCAATTCCCATATCGGCCACGATTGCATTCTGGGTTCCAACATCGTCCTGTCCAACAACGTGATGATCGCCGGCCACGTGAGTGTCGGCGACAACGTGATCATGGGTGGCGGGTCCGCGGTCATCCAGTTTACCCGCGTTGGTCCGCATGCCTTTGTTGGCGGTCTTGCGGGTCTTGAAAACGATCTCATTCCCTTTGGCACTGTCATGGGCAACCGGGCGCGTCTGAGCGGATTGAACCTTGTCGGTTTGAAGCGCCGAGGATTTCCGCGCGAGCAGATTCATGCCGTGCGTGCCGCCTATCGCGAGCTTTTTGAAAGCGAGGAAGGCACGCTCAAGGAACGTGCGGAAGCCGTGGCCGCCGGAAGCCCGGATGAACCTTTGGTTCAGCAGGTATGTGAGTTCATTCTTGCAGCCGGTGACCGGCGCATCTGCACGCCGCGTGTTTCCGGCGAATAG
- the fabZ gene encoding 3-hydroxyacyl-ACP dehydratase FabZ codes for MSEEQQTELGSADILRIMKMLPHRYPFLMVDKIINMKGDESCIGIKNVTINEPHFMGHFPGRPVMPGVLLIEAMAQTAGALCVHAKGTEGEPQLVYFMTIDGAKFRKPVLPGDQVEIHVEKIRSRGSIWKFACVCKADGAKVAEAEVSAMMVNE; via the coding sequence ATGAGCGAAGAACAGCAGACGGAGTTGGGCAGCGCCGATATCCTCAGGATCATGAAGATGTTGCCGCACCGCTATCCATTTCTGATGGTCGACAAGATCATCAATATGAAGGGCGATGAGTCCTGTATCGGCATCAAGAATGTGACCATCAACGAGCCGCACTTCATGGGCCATTTCCCTGGCCGCCCCGTGATGCCGGGCGTCCTGCTGATCGAGGCCATGGCCCAGACGGCGGGGGCGCTTTGCGTTCACGCGAAGGGCACCGAAGGCGAGCCGCAGCTTGTGTATTTCATGACCATTGATGGGGCGAAGTTCCGCAAGCCGGTTCTGCCCGGCGATCAGGTCGAAATCCACGTGGAGAAGATCCGCAGCCGCGGCAGCATCTGGAAATTTGCCTGCGTGTGCAAGGCGGACGGCGCGAAGGTCGCTGAAGCCGAAGTCAGCGCCATGATGGTGAACGAGTGA